A stretch of Lathyrus oleraceus cultivar Zhongwan6 chromosome 6, CAAS_Psat_ZW6_1.0, whole genome shotgun sequence DNA encodes these proteins:
- the LOC127095333 gene encoding uncharacterized protein LOC127095333 — MDVVREEQAAFRKEMDSVKSKIEQIFEAIQTLARREEEARVAAAARNDALVQGVALQSRPSVPIPNPVIYGLPPGFVPPPERTHVPPPAHTSGVADGVAVQGPSIVNQVVIPRTDKELQDEFEIHNYNGPTPMVIPTAAQDSEAILMCRPLAEKLRILEGHNSTRLSALEMCLVPDVVIPPKFKAPKFEKYKGLTCPNIHLKMYCRKMATYARDDKLMIHCFQDSLTGASLDWYMQLECSNIHTWDELAQAFSKQYKYNTDMTPNRTQLQSMAQKDSESFKENAQCWRELAARVHPPLVDCELIDIFMGTLQGQYYERLISSVSTGFSNMLIVGERVEEGLKSGKIQGGSSSQPILKKPFNGFKRKEGETSSISSQRGRAPYKAPASVPYYQYPYVAAAQYPTMPYRPIAHVPIPASVPHYQVPVPQYQAPQPQFQAPPPQHQQRNQQNNQPRPVQQQRPNQQRLYQQYNNVNTTPIPMTYTQMLPYLIQNGTVVPRALPPTLKPHKPWYDENARCALHANSEGHTTENCKVFKLRVQELIDQKIFSFTDVPNVGNNPLPKHDSSGVNAIESSTDDGLIKDVFKLKTLLTVVHARLMEAKLMNGVHDNCVVCSSNLDLNSKFIFNV, encoded by the coding sequence ATGGATGTAGTTCGAGAAGAACAAGCTGCCTTCAGAAAGGAGATGGACTCTGTCAAAAGCAAGATTGAGCAGATCTTTGAGGCTATACAAACTCTGGCTAGAAGGGAAGAAGAGGCTCGTGTTGCCGCTGCTGCAAGGAACGATGCTCTAGTTCAAGGGGTTGCTCTTCAGTCAAGACCTTCAGTTCCTATTCCAAATCCCGTTATTTACGGTCTTCCTCCAGGTTTTGTTCCACCGCCTGAAAGAACTCATGTGCCTCCACCTGCGCATACTTCTGGAGTAGCTGATGGAGTCGCTGTGCAAGGACCTTCGATAGTCAATCAAGTGGTCATTCCCCGCACTGATAAGGAGCTCCAGGACGAGTTTGAAATACATAATTACAATGGACCTACTCCAATGGTCATCCCTACTGCTGCCCAAGATTCTGAGGCTATCTTGATGTGTCGTCCTCTGGCCGAAAAGCTAAGAATCTTGGAAGGACATAACTCAACCCGATTGAGTGCCTTGGAGATGTGTCTGGTCCCAGACGTGGTGATTCCTCCAAAATTCAAAGCGccaaaatttgaaaaatacaaaggcCTCACATGTCCTAACATACACTTGAAAATGTATTGCAGAAAAATGGCTACCTATGCTAGAGATGATAAGCTCATGATCCATTGCTTTCAGGACAGTCTaactggggcatctttggattggtacatgcaGTTGGAGTGTAGCAACATCCACACTTGGGATGAGTTGGCTCAAGCATTTtcaaagcaatacaaatataatactGACATGACACCAAACCGTACTCAGCTTCAGAGTATGGCCCAGAAAGATAGTGAGTCTTTCAAAGAAAATGCGCAATgctggagagaattggctgcaagGGTGCACCCACCATTGGTTGATTGTGAATTGATTGACATTTTCATGGGTACCTTACAGGGCCAATATTATGAAAGATTGATCAGTAGTGTGTCCACAGGATTTTCTAACATGTTGATCGTGGGAGAAAGAGTAGAAGAAGGACTGAAAAGTGGTAAAATCCAGGGAGGTTCCAGCAGTCAACCAATcttgaagaagcctttcaacggATTCAAGAGGAAGGAGGGTGAGACTAGTTCCATTTCTTCTCAGAGGGGGAGGGCACCATACAAGGCTCCTGCTTCTGTGCCTTATTATCAGTACCCTTACGTAGCGGCTGCTCAATATCCAACCATGCCTTACCGTCCAATTGCTCATGTTCCTATTCCAGCTTCGGTACCTCACTATCAAGTTCCAGTTCCTCAATATCAAGCTCCACAACCTCAGTTCCAGGCTCCTCCACCTCAAcatcaacagagaaatcaacagAATAATCAACCACGTCCAGTTCAGCAGCAACGACCAAATCAACAGAGGCTATATCAACAGTACAATAATGTGAATACCACTCCTATCCCAATGACTTACACTCAAATGCTACCGTATCTGATTCAGAATGGGACTGTTGTGCCAAGGGCATTACCTCCAACGCTGAAGCCGCATAAGCCTTggtatgatgagaatgctagatGTGCCTTGCATGCTAATTCAGAGGGTCATACAACAGAGAATTGCAAGGTGTTCAAGCTTCGGGTCCAAGAGTTGATAGATCAGAAAATATTTTCTTTTACTGATGTTCCAAATGTGGGGAACAATCCTTTGCCTAAACATGATAGTTCAGGTGTCAATGCTATAGAAAGTTCAACTGATGATGGATTGATAAAGGATGTGTTCAAGTTGAAGACTCTTTTAACAGTGGTCCATGCTAGATTGATGGAAGCAAAATTGATGAATGGAGTACATGATAATTGTGTGGTGTGTTCGTCCAACCTTGATCTGAATTCAAAATTTATCTTCAACGTTTGA